Sequence from the Peromyscus eremicus chromosome 4, PerEre_H2_v1, whole genome shotgun sequence genome:
aaaaaatttgtttgtgacagggtcttgtatatcccaggctggcctcactgtgtagtctaagggactcctgatcctcctgcctccacttccgaGCACTGGGACttcaggcctgtaccaccatgcccagtttatgtagtgctgggaatcagaACCAGGGCTTCAGGCATACTAGCCTAGCACTCTGTCAACTGACCCGCACCCCCAGCTGCCAGACGTGGGCTTTCTGAATTTTGGTGATGCAAGAATGCGAAGTATCCAGTGGGACCTACACTTTGAAACTTGAGGTTTTGTTCCTTTGCTACCTGGTGATACTGGGTGGGGCTGAGACCCGCAGCTTCCAAGGAGCCCCTCTTGCTGAGAGGAGCCGGTGACACACTGCTGAGTGGGCTGATGCCTTTTCTACCTTCTGATATTTCCTACTTGCAGTGGGGTTGATCAGGATGCAACCTGATTGTTAAATCCAGGGCCGGGTGTAAGCCCCAAGGGTTGAGGTGCAGGCCCAGCTGGAGACAGCCCAGCCACAGCCCACTCACCGTCTACTACATGGCCCTGCGAAGGGGAAGCTGCTGGCTTCTGGGTGCTGCTGGTGGTTGAGTGTCCCGGAGGAGCTGAACTTTAAATAAATACTTGTGGTCCCAGTAAGAACCAAAGCGATTTAGGGGTACTGCCTTTATTCTTAACAGTGTCTCTCCAGCGCCCTCTACTGAGAAATCTTAAGATGCTTTGGCAAGGAAAAATACCTCAAAGAGCCCAGCCCGGTTTTCACCAAGCAGGCAAGGAATGAGAAGTGACATGTTCCTTCATATATGTACAGGATTGCTCCCGGGATCCCGAGGAGACAGAAATCCAAGGGTGTGAGCTCAGGCTCTTCATATAGGATGGCTTAGTAATTGCATATAACCCACAAAACACAGTTTATCATCTCTAGATAAGTTATAATGCCTAACCCAATGTGTACAACCAAAACTGCTGGTGTGATGCCACCTgattgtcatcccagcacttaggaggcggaCACAGGAGGGTCAGTAGATCAAAGCCAGCCTTGATTACATAGTGAGGTGGAGGTGGCATGGGCTATGTGagccaatttcttttctttcttgtttttttgtttgtttgtttgttttttgtttatttgtttgttttttccaagacagggtttctctgtgtagttttggagcctgtcctggaacttgctctgtagaccaggctggcctcgaactcacagagatccgcctgcctatgccttccgagtgctgggattaaaggcgtgcaccaccaccaccaccaccaccaccaccaccaccaccaccacccagcatgagCCTATTtctatacaaacaaacaaaaacctcacaaaATTAGGGACTGATAACAAGATAGGAAGCCTACATGTGTTCAGTACTGGTACAGTCATTATAGGCTCGACTGTTGATTGTGGTCTGTTGAATCTACAAACCTCAAAGTGTGTGGGGCCAGCTGTATAGACAGCGTATGGAGAGTTACTATCATTGGACCATCTGGATCCCTCTCCCCACCTGTGTCTAGGCTGGGGACCTTGTCACCCACATCCAGTTCAGTCCAGAAACActtttttcctgttctctgtagcccaggctagcatcaaGCGTGCAGCAATCCTcaggcctcagcctccaaagcacTGGGAGTGTGCAACACCGTGTTGGGCTCTCTTCTTGAGCACCTACTGCAGGCCTCACCCAGGGGCCTGGGGAACAAGGCTGACCCAGCCTTAGGGCTCAGAGCTCTAGGTCTAGTTTGGAGGGTTAGCAGTTTGCAAGCGACGTGACTGGACTGGATAGTTCAGAGGCAGAGTAATTGTCTCACAtacatgaggccctaggttcaatccctagggctggggcaggggcgggggagAGTCTAAGAAGGAACGAGATAGGCAGAATGCCAGGAGAAGGAGGTGGTACCTGAACTCATCTGGTCTGGTATGAGGGGCATGGCGGGCTGCAGGCAGGGGGGTAGCGAGCCTGTTGTGTGTGCCTgaaccctccatggcctcttacCTCTCCAGGAGCAGCGGTCAGCAGTGTTTGTGGTCCTCTTGGCTCTCATCACCATCCTCATCCTCTACAGCTCCAACAGTGCCAACGAGGTCTTCCACTACGGCTCCCTGAGGGGCCGCATGCGTCGGCCTGTCAACCTCAAGAAGTGGAGTTTCTCCAACGCCTACTTCCCTATCCTCGGAAACAAAGTAAGAGCAGCTTCTGTGGGGAGTTCCCTGGCTGCCGATATGCCTACCTTCCaactcttctctcttctgtgcCTCCGAGAGGAGATGAGGGTCATCAGTCAAGATCACGGCCCTTTGCTTAGGGCGGGATCTTGGACAGGTGTTTGACATTGGGCCTTAGTTCTCATTAAGGTCCTGCCCTTAGTGTTAAAAAGTCTGtcttgggccaggcggtggtggcacacgcctttaatcccagcactcgggaggcagagccaggcagatctctgagttcgaggccagcttggtctatagagtgagatccaggaaaggcgcaaagctacacagagaaaccctgtcttgaagaaccaaaaaaaaaaaaagtatgttttggcccagtgaaatggctcagcaggtaaagatgtttgctgccaagcctgatgacctgagttagattgATCTCTGGAATCTACatagtggaagaaaaaaaacaaaacaaaactccagcaagctgtcctctgacctccacacacctggGAGTGTGTTGTGGGATgccaccccccatacacacacacaacacacatgtgcacacacaaatgtattttaataattaaaaacataccTTCTGTTGCTCCTGAGTCAGACTTCTGGTTTTCATGGCTCTCTGGGGACACACCCCGATAAGCTTGGGCGGAGACCCCTGAGGTTCTGGAGAACACAAGAGCAGAAACAGTAAAGGCCGGCTGCCCTTTCTCCGGTACTAGCTGCTCAGTGCTGTTATCTCCCTAGAAGACCTGAGGCGATCACGTAGCCACGCAGCATGGGAGGGCCAGAGATTTGCCCAGCCCCTGCTAAATTGCAGCTAGACAGAAAAGTCAAGTGACGGGGCCTGGTGTTTAGGATTCAGCACTCTCGCCTCTACAGACTTGGTTTGTCAGCCAGTCATGTCATCCTGGGTACCTCTCTCTGCCTTAGGGTGTCTATGCAATTCGTATATTTAGACCGTCTTCCCTTGTTGAATTTTCTTCAGAGCCTTTGTGTGTGGAGGCCCCTTGGCTGTGGACACAGCCTCCCTGGAAAGGACCCATAGTAGGGGTTAAGAGGAATGGGAGAGTAGATGGGGAGAAAGAGGGACCTCGTGAGCGTGGGTGGTTTGAAGGGAAAGGCGTCTGAGCGTGGCTTGTTGATTCTCCCAGCCTGATGGCGAGAGAACTAGCTCGGGgagtgtgtgtctgggtgttgGCGCTTGTTGGAGGCTATGGCAAATGACCTGGTGCATTGGGAGAAAGCGCTCTTTTTGGGGAGCTGGGCCACACTGTGGCAGCTGAGTTCCAGCCAGTCTCCATCTTCTGTTTCTCAGTGTGCTGCCTGTATTTCTGTCTCAAGTCTCTGTACTTGCTTTTCCTCTGGCCTTGAACATTTTTGCTAAGTGGTGTGACTCTAaagactgttttttgtttgtttgtttgtttgtttgtttgttttgttttcaagatagggtttctctgttaacaacctggctgtcctagaacttgctctgtagaccaggctggcctcgaactcacagagatctgcctgcctctgcctcccaagtgctgggatcagaggcgtgtgccaccaccacctgactctaaAGACTGTTCTAAAGAagcttccatttctctgtttctgATCACCTCTTTCCGTGTTTTTTCCTCATGTGTATTACGCTGTCTGTCTCCCCAACtctaagcatctttttttttggttttggttttttattagcatatattaattatataatggGTTTCTTATGACATcttcatgcatgtgtataatgtattttgatcatctttattctcctgtattttctcttctccctctctccaacccctaccCCAACCCCTACCCCAGCGTTCATAAACCGCGTATAGAGACTCTGGGAGGGGTGGGGCCTCTGGAGTCTGTGCTGCTCCCTAGGATGGCAAACATCTTGAGGGACAGGAACTGGCTCCCCTTTGTTGCTGTGTCCCCAAATGGTTAGGAATATCCACAGAACGCAGAATGAATGTGCTTTGAAAAGTCGAGATGGTCCCCGGCTCCCGCAGGCCTGGCTGCCTAGCGCTGGGGACCCTGCACAGAGCAGCCCTGATTGTGTCCCCCTTCTTGCCCCACAGACGCTGCCCTCCCGGTGCAACCAGTGTGTGATCATCACCAGCTCCAGCCACCTGCTGGGCACCAAACTGGGCCCCGAGATTGAGCGGGCTGAGTGCACCATCCGCATGAACGATGCTCCCACCACGGGCTACTCGGCGGATGTCGGCAACAAAACCACCTTCCGCGTAGTGGCCCATTCCAGTGTGTTCCGTGTGCTGCGGAGGCCCCAGGAATTTGTCAACCGGACCCCTGAAACGGTGTTTATCTTCTGGGGCCCCCCAAACAAGATGCAGAAGCCGCAGGGCAGCCTCCTGCGTGTCATCCAGCGGGCGGGCCTGGCCTTCCCGAACATGGAGGCCTACGCCGTCTCTCCCACCCGCATGCAGCAGTTTGACGACCTCTTCCGGGGTGAGACGGGCAAGGACAGGTATCAGCCAACCTCCCTCCTGCCCGCTGCGGTCATCCCTGGCCTGATACTCCCAGCATGTTGAGGGTGTAGTCACCTCTTGCCACCCTCCTCTGGTCAGGTCCCCCCAGCTCTCCTCCGCTGTTAACGTGGGTCATCTTCAAAATGTTCACCTTGGCCTCACCCACctgcccactcccaccccccaccccagcttctcCCCAGCATCCTCCACTCCAAGGGAACAGGGGCTCCCAGAATGCTCTGCACTGTTACGTAGGTGTTCCTGGCATCTTTCTAGGTGGTACTCTCCACAGTGTGGCACCTAGAGTCTAGACTGTTCCCGGCATACCTCAGTGTAAGCACACAGGTGCGCCTAGCATGCTCTGTTCTAAGGAAATAGCTTTCCCATCATGCTCTTCTCCGACTAATCTCCCTAGAAACCTAGTCAGTCCCCTCCTGTATAAATACAGTGTGGgccacatttaaaatattatggtAGCTATGTCAAAAAAGCTAATGATAATGGCTGTGGATGCATTTAACTTCAATGTTATTTAAACCAATGGGTTCAACATACAGCTTCTATGCGTATGTTGGTAGATTTATACCCAATTATTGTTTTTCAAAGATTCATGTGTCTGAGCCtttggcctgcatgtgtctgAGCACTACTTCATACCTAGTGCCCTCCTAAAAGGGTGTTctgtctcctggaactgaagttacagaccgCTGTGAgataccgtgtgggtgctgggaattgatcccaggtcttctggaagagcagtaagtgctcttaaccactgaaccatctttccagccccctttatacctagttatttttaaagatttgtggcTATTGAAAGAGACTCCCacacagcgggggggggggggaggggggggcggcTTCCAGACCacggattaggcacaaaccacacccaaacacctgttttcacagagagatcctttattaagctgggaagaaaagttaaagtggctgctttctgactctggccgaacaacagcagcaaatgatGTTGCAGGTGTCACTCTTAaagggagaagaaggggaggtctCTGTTAGGATGGGCTAGGATGCAGTGGTAGAGGAGatggggatgagggagaaggggagggggatgagggagaaggggaggggggaagggaaagggggagggagatttgctccagagggacagaggacgcctctggatggagaggagacagacatggcacatgggcaaatggcggtttataaaggtaaagaagGAACccccgtgttaggatgaggtgtttaattttgattgggcaGGTTAATTAGGTgaccaaagggggcttctgattgctggacttcaatactttgatagctggaccttgttagtctcaggaggaggaaggggcccAATAAGGGAACAGGCCTTGGTGGCAGCGTGAGGACTGTAATCTGATGGATTTTacaaggcagagggaagggggagaagcGCAAGGCCTGCCAGGGCCACATGCTCGAGTGGGCCAGTGTCCCTTCAGCTGTTATAAGTGatagttttcaatttttattttaggcTCCCAGTTTTCATTGTTAGTGTGTTTTTcctgtgtgtacgtatgtgtgttcatgtgtgtgtgtgagtgtgcatacgtatgtgtgcatatgcatatagaggccagaggttgaggtCAGATGTTTTCCTGGCTCGCTCTCTACCTTATATACCGAGGCAGAGTCTTTCACTTGAACCCAGTACTCACTGATCTGGCCAGGGCATCCATTGTGTCTCCTTGCTGGGCACTTGAATTACAAGTGGGCCACCACGCCTACCTGGAATTTTGTGGGTGCGTGGACATCATGCCCTGATGTTTGCACAGCGCGTGCTTTACCCTGCGAGCCGCCCCCCAGCCCTGTtgctagtgtgtgtgtttttaaaaatggttaatTTTTAATGTGTTGACTCTTAAACTCACCAGTTGAAGGAGATGTTTGTAGGTTCTTTGGGTCTTTCACCCATTAATAATCATGTTATATGGAgatactggttagttttttttcttccttcccaatcTGTGCCTTTTTTTCTCACCATGTCGCACTAGGATTTTCAACCCAGGCTGGTTTTGCTGTAGTTTTCTTTCTAGGTTGAGTTTGGGGTCACACATTGAAGTGCCCCCTTCTCTTTTGTGGGTGAGGTTGTACAGAACAGATATCATTTGGTAGAGTTTGCCGTGAAACTGTCTGGGTCTGTAGAGCCCCTTTGTAGAAGATGTTTagtctttttagtttttatttctggGGTGGAACTCGGGGCCCAAAGCATGATAAGCACACATTCTATTATGAAAGCTGCACCCCCGGCCCCGGAATTACTGggttcattttctttaatatagAGTGTTCAGGCAACCTCCTTTATCGTGGGGAGTTCGTGGGTTTTAAGGAGTTGGCCATTTCATGTCAGGTATCGGATTTATATCTGTAGTATCTCTGGGTTCCCTTAGCATCCGTAAGGAAGTGTGGTCATTTCTTTTATTCCTGTCCTGGGCAGCTTTGTGTCAGCCTTCTTTGTCACACTTGTTACAGGCgtgcttttcttttaaatgtgccAAAGAACCACTTCCCACCAAATACGTGGAAAATAGTCTCAACTTCAGGTGTActtagggctggagggatggttcagggTTAAGAGTACCTGCactcttccaggggacttgagttcggttcccagcacccacaccaggacagattgctcacagccacctgtaactccagttccaggtgatccgaTGCCTTCTGCTGGCCCCCATGAACACTGCCTTCATATGGTATATGCACACAGAcatctttgaggccagcctggtttacatagcaagttcaggacagccagggctacatagagagaactctgtctcggggaaaaaaaacagacaaacaaacacaaaactatatatataatatatatataatatattttaaatcaatatCAAAACACTATGAATGACATAGTCTACATTCTGCTTTTCATGCTACCCAAGGGCTCCAGTGCACATTTGACATACACCTCTCAGACACATATCAAGTGCTTACTAAGCCACACGTAGCTGGTGACATAGTACCTCTCAGGTACATATCAAGTGCTTACTAAGCCACACGTAGCTGGTGACATAGTACCTCTCAGGTACATATCAAGTGCTTACTAAGCCACATGTAGCTGGTGACATAGTACCTCTCAGGTACATATCAAGTGCTTACTAAGCCACACGTAGCTGGTGACATAGTACCTCTCAGGTACATATCAAGTGCTTACTAAGCCACAAGTAGCTGGTGACATAGTACCTCTCAGACACATATCCAGTGCTTACAAAGCCACACGTAGCTGGTGACATAGTACCTCTCAAGTACATATCAAGTGCTTACTAAGCCACACGTACCTGGTGACATAGTACCTCTCAGACACATATCCAGTGCTTACAAAGCCACACGTAGCTGGTGCTGCTGTAGCCCCAGGGAGTGGGCTCTCCTTTATGCCTTGCTCTGTGGTCACCTCGCCATCATCTCAGCATCATCTAGTATCCCCATAGGAGTTTGGTCCCAGAGGACACACAGCTGCTGCTAGCATGCTTTATGGTCGTCATGGTGAATTGCAGTGTGCACTGTTGAATTATTAGCCTCTTGAGTTCATGACCTGTTTTCATTGTGCCCTTTCCCTTCACCAGCCTGAGTGCTCCCACAGTGGGTGGTATACAAGTCTGATGTagaggcagagcctggagagACAGTGGGTAGAGCTTCTGGGAGCCTCCGTGGGGGTTGACCATTTCTCCCTGCCTGCTCCCCATCCCTGCCTGCATGACCCTTCACTGAGACTCCTCTCTGCCCCCAGGGAAAAGTCCCACTCCTGGTTGAGCACGGGCTGGTTTACCATGGTGATTGCGGTGGAGTTGTGTGATCATGTGCACGTGTATGGCATGGTCCCTCCTGACTACTGCAGGTGAGCTCCTCTGTCCGGTACACCCCGAGAACCGTACCCGGTAACTGATTACAGGGTGGAGCTGGGAGGTCTGGGGACGCTGCTGAGGGTTCATATGAGGGCCTCTGTGGGATAAATTCATGCTGTTCTGCAGAGGTGGGTTTCTTGGAGCTGCCCCAGGGGCTTCCACTCCAAGCTGGGTTTTGAGTTTGTTTGTTGGTACTGACTATGAGAATTCCATGGAGTGCTAGTCATACGTTACTGAGTGCTGACCATGCACCAAGCGTCATTTCCTCACACAATGCCAGGATACTGTCCCCCCCATTTTATGAGTGCAAATTGAGGCGGGTGTTTAGTGAGGGGACCCAAGGAAGTTCTCAGAAACTATAAGGGGTACCAGACCTCCAAGCCCACAGTTCTTGATCACTGCTGCTCTGttggggaaagaaaaaagttccattttttttaaaaaaagaagcttgATGGTTCCATATGCCcactttatagatgggaaaactgaggcttgAGGAAGGGATTGAGGATTCATTCCACTGAGACTCTAGGAGAGGGGTGGAAGTAGAAAAGACCCCTTACAGGTGCCCATCTTCCCCCACGCCCCTGACTCCCCTGTCTGCTGTGCCCAGCCAGCGGCCCCGCCTGCAGCGCATGCCATACCACTACTATGAGCCCAAGGGGCCCGATGAGTGTGTCACGTACATCCAGAATGAGCACAGCCGTAAGGGCAATCACCACCGTTTCATCACCGAGAAGAGGGTCTTCTCATCCTGGGCCCAGCTCTACGGCATCACCTTCTCCCATCCCTCCTGGACCTAGTCATCCTGTCCTTACAACCTCGGAGAGATACAGGCAGAGTGGCTCTGGGCTCAACCATTTGACCATGGCCATCTTCCAGCCAGTTTGGGCTGGCTGGAGTATTTCCCACTCAATCAAATCAGGGCCTTTATGAGGGTTTTTCCTCCAGCCAATCAGGGCTGGAGTTATCTCTTGGCCAATCAGGGATTTGGAATTCTGTATGGTTTAATCGGGTGTCAGGGGGTCTTTCTTGTCTAGTCAGGGTCTGAGCATCGTCAATCAGGGTATAGGGGTCTTTCTGAGTCAGTCTGAGGCTTAGGTCATGTCCTTTCCTGTAAGGCCTTGCATCAGAGCCCCGGGAATGGGCCCCAAATCCTTCCCTCCTTAGCTGGGACAAAGGTCTGTCCCAAGGATTTGGCCCACAGTTCCAGAATCAGAGATACCATATGGGGTAGGAGCTGCCAGGAAGCCAGGCCAGAGAGTTTGTGGAGTTCTGGAAATGGTAGGAGGCCTGTGTCCAGGTCCTGGCTTCTTCCCGGGTGACCTTGGACAAGCCCTCCTCTCTTTCTGGCATACTGTGATGAGATCACATTCCTGTGTGCAGACAGACTCTCACTCTCCATTGTACTTAAGTGTAAATTCCCCCAGCTGTCATCCCTCACTGGGGACTCAGCTCCCTGGGGATGGGGAGCTTGGGGTACTCTTCCCCACCTCCTGGAAACTTTAGGGTATTTTTGTGTAAATACCCCTGTGGTTGAGGAACTCGGGCAGATGTGGGACAAACACACAGCTGTTTTCTCAGCGGCTGTCAGTCCAGCTGCCATTAGCCTGGCTCCTGTCGGCCAGGCGTCTCTTCCTACCCTGCAGCAGGAGAGCAGTCCCTGCTGCCCGGTCCGAGGAGCCTTTGGGATTGAGAAAGGGTACCCCGCCACACCAGGACAGCCTTTGTTTAGAGATGCTGAGGGTTTGGGGGAGAAGTGTCTCCCTCCGAGTTTGGGATGGGAATAGAGACACAGGAGCTGGGTTACCTAGATTCTGTCCCCTGCTCAAGCACTTTATTAAAGTTGGGGCTGGGTGGGGTGTGTTTAattccccctcttccacagccTTCGAGGGAAGGGCTTCCAAAAGGAGGCTGTGGCTTGCGGGGTGGGGGCTGGCCAGCTGTGAGTCCTTGCACACTGAGGTAATGGGGGGCAGCGACAGTCCCAGATCTGGTTTTGTAATGATTTATACAGAAATAAACACACGTAAGCCCCAGCTCAGTGTTCTGTGTCTCGAGTCTGCATTTTTGCATGTGCCCTCCTCTCTCCCAGCTGGGAATATCCTCAGCACCGGCCTGCAGCCTTTAGGTTAGGAGCTTGCATGAAGTTGAAGCCTCAGAGAACAGCTGGAGGAGAAGGACTATAAGGAGAGCAATGGTCTGGGACCAGAAGTCAGcactgggacctggggcctgAGGGCAGGAAAAGGACCTTCCAGGTAGAGTGAGCTTGGCAGGTTGTAAACATGGCTGCCAGCCTCTTAGTGCCAGTGTTGTTTACTCCAGACGGGCAGGAGGTGAAGGGTCCCTGACTCCAGAGGAAATTACAGCCTGTTGGAGCAGATAAGATTCCCTTGGGAGCCAGGCCTGACAAAGGGTGACTGTGTGTGAGACAAGTACAGGGCTGCAGAGGGGCTGAGAAAGAACTGTCCTGGGCTCCGGGCCAGGCAAGACGGTGGGCCGCCAGGGCGGGGAGGCAAGGGAGACACCTAGCATTTGTTCCTTGTCCCGTGTGGTCCATTAATCATCAGATGCCCGAAACCATATTAGGTGGCCTCCGTGAAACAGTGTCAGCCgggacctgtaactccagcaacaGTAAAGAGTGgtaaggcaggagggtcaggccAGATGGCCAGCAGCCAGGACCACCCACCTGACGGCGGTGGCAGCAAAGGCTTGGTGTTTGTCTGCCACCCTCAGTGGGGCAGCAGCAGGCCAGGCTAGGTGGCAGGGCCAGTAGCTAAGCAACCACTGTGATGCAACAAGGggaccagagaggcagagacttcTGACACTGTCATAATAGGGTGTCTTGAGCCCTGTGTGGGCCTGAAACACAGCACACTCCAGCTCCATGTAAAGGCTTCTGCTGAAACGATCCTGTGAAGTGTGCCTGGGTAGAATTTCTCCCATAGAAGTGGCACCTCTGCTCGCCCACAGGTGGGTATGAAGAAAACATCAGATGCTGAATGTGGATCTGGTACTGGGAGGTCAGTTGAGCTGAGGGCTGGAGGTCGCAGGGCCTAGTCCCCCAGCCCCAATTCTCACCTCAGGTGGAACCCGTTGGAAACTTGCTGGTTTCTGAAGCCCACGTCTCCACGGCTCTGAAATCTTCCATGGATCCCCATTCACTCCCTGGCCGGGAGCAAACCTCCCTCATTTGgcgtttggggggggggggcgcacggCGGTCTGTGAAGCCATGCTGCCtgtctctcctctgccagagGCCGTAGCCTCCCTGCCTCGTGATTGCGGCTCACCTAAAGCATCTGCAGAGCCTTTCCCTTCTGTTCTCGGCTTCCTATCCAGATGTTTCCTGCGGATGTTGGTGGTTGTGCTCCACCAGTCCACCTGGGGCGtgcccactcccaccccctctcAGTACTAACCCACACCGATCCAGCTGTGAGCCTCAGTATGGCTGGGCCAGGGTCATCCACCCTCTCCCACTCTCACCCCTATGGGGTTTGTTTTCAAGCCCTGGAATTCTTCCTGTagtcaaaatatttcattttatttttaattatgtgtctgtgtgtggacatGTACATATTGAGTGCAGGTGGTCCAGGAAGGCTGAGTGACGAGCTGCAGtgacaggctgttgtgagccatgCACTTGAGTGATTGGAACTTAACGTGGGTCCCCTGGAACAGCGCTGggcactcttaattgctgagccatctccccagccctcaaaaTATGTTTTAGTGTTTTCAACTGCCTtcacttttattgttttgtttaagacagggtttctctgtgcagccctggctgtcctgggactcactctgtagaccaggatggcctcgaactcacagagatccgcctgcctctcgagtgctgggattgaaagtgtgcaccaccactgcctgacatagAATTTTCTAGGTATAAAATAACTTAAGTTGG
This genomic interval carries:
- the St6galnac6 gene encoding alpha-N-acetylgalactosaminide alpha-2,6-sialyltransferase 6 isoform X2; its protein translation is MACSRPPSQCDPTALPPGPPAGRWPLPLSRRRREMSGNKEQRSAVFVVLLALITILILYSSNSANEVFHYGSLRGRMRRPVNLKKWSFSNAYFPILGNKTLPSRCNQCVIITSSSHLLGTKLGPEIERAECTIRMNDAPTTGYSADVGNKTTFRVVAHSSVFRVLRRPQEFVNRTPETVFIFWGPPNKMQKPQGSLLRVIQRAGLAFPNMEAYAVSPTRMQQFDDLFRGETGKDREKSHSWLSTGWFTMVIAVELCDHVHVYGMVPPDYCSQRPRLQRMPYHYYEPKGPDECVTYIQNEHSRKGNHHRFITEKRVFSSWAQLYGITFSHPSWT
- the St6galnac6 gene encoding alpha-N-acetylgalactosaminide alpha-2,6-sialyltransferase 6 isoform X1, yielding MACSRPPSQCDPTALPPGPPAGRWPLPLSRRRREMSGNKEQRSAVFVVLLALITILILYSSNSANEVFHYGSLRGRMRRPVNLKKWSFSNAYFPILGNKTLPSRCNQCVIITSSSHLLGTKLGPEIERAECTIRMNDAPTTGYSADVGNKTTFRVVAHSSVFRVLRRPQEFVNRTPETVFIFWGPPNKMQKPQGSLLRVIQRAGLAFPNMEAYAVSPTRMQQFDDLFRGETGKDREKSHSWLSTGWFTMVIAVELCDHVHVYGMVPPDYCSGPACSACHTTTMSPRGPMSVSRTSRMSTAVRAITTVSSPRRGSSHPGPSSTASPSPIPPGPSHPVLTTSERYRQSGSGLNHLTMAIFQPVWAGWSISHSIKSGPL